The Nymphaea colorata isolate Beijing-Zhang1983 chromosome 7, ASM883128v2, whole genome shotgun sequence DNA window attttgaaaatgccatCAATGCTTGTCATCatgataaaaacacaaaactaCCAAGCTATCTTAAGgcaaagaagaaagatgtgatCCTGAATCAAGTTGGTCTTTTCTCGTTCAAGTCTCCTCATGGAAGCAAACGTCAAAAAGAGAAGTGGCAGCTATGGATCAAACCAGACGTAAACAACTCTTCTACGGTTTTACCTGTAACAGAAATTCTAAGGACAACAACTGGGACAAAAATGAATATTGCTAAAGTTACCTGCTTGAAAATAGATGGAAGAATTTGTGGTTGGCTAAGCACAATAGTTCCTAATGTCTTTGCCAGTGGCCAAAACTGGACCACGTCCTgtcaaaaaatcataacaagaAGATTCTTGACTTTTAATTTTCTCAAAAGGGGTCAGTtcttgattaaataagtaacATTTAAGATCTTGACAATTTTCTGTGGATACAAGTACCTGCAGAAATGGACGAAGAACTGGATCCCCCAGTTTCTGTGTGAAGTTTAAGAAAGACAACAAGTATCAATGTAATCAGAAAAACGAAGtttcaacaaaatgaaactgGCTGAAAGGCTTCACAAGTTCAGCcagaaaagaaactgaaattCAATCTGGGAATGTTGAAACCTTCATCGACTGGAAATTGACATAGAGAAGTTCATTTACGAAGTCGGGCGACACATTGGCATCTGACTGTGCTGACATTGCTCTTTGAAAAAGCCAAGATGAGCTCAAATTTGGCTGCAAGAAACAGTTCAGACTGGAAATGATAATTCAAGCATCAAAGAAAGGAATATCTACAAACCAAAGTAGGATGTTACAAACCATATATGGATTCAACAGTGATAAACTGGCCTCATCCAAGAAATCACCATCTAATGCTTCATAAATACCTTATGAAAAAACAATTACAATGAATTACCAGAGGCGCAACAACAAATGCACGGGGCAAGAAAGCTGCATGATTCTAAGCAAAATTCTGTTATCATCTTACCATATGCTATGTATAATACATCAGATACagaaaggaaatggaaattTTAGTTCTGAAGAAATTTATTATCATGATACAAAACAAGAATTGCATGTGAATAAGAGAAACAATGAGCAAACATAAAGCTCAAGTTCCCTGGATTCGTTATAAACTGATTTTATAATCAAAACTTTATAATGGCATAGAGATCTATCTACTAAGTGATACCAGATGCAAGTCTGTTGAGGTTCCGAGTAATGCTACCAAAACCACCAAAGGAGACTGGAGACTGTATGCCACTAGCATCACCAACCTGAAAAAATAGCAATATCAAGAGCTAAGAATCAAGCATCAAGTAACATTACATGGCCGCTAAGTAACAGCTGAACTAAGCATTGACTTAGTGGACACAAGAATATTACAAATCAAGTGAATCCAATTATGTCAATGTGTCTGGCAGAATAAAGACCAATACAGACAATAGCTAGGATCTAAAACATATTCACGAGGACAAGATTTCAGTTCATGCATCATGCACAGATGAGCTTTTCAAGCTTCTTAAACTTGACATAGCTAATGTATAATCATACACATCTTACCTGCAATATACGACTGAATGGTGTTTGAAGTGGACTGCTGAGACGTATTTCCCATGCCAAAAGACAATACCCAGAAAGTCATAATCAAGTGCAAAAAAGGTAAATAAAAGATGTCAACTTGAAAATGTGCATATGTTCAATTGAGAACTGAATTGATGCTAGTATCGTCTGATGATTTGAAGttatttatgaatataaaagatATTGATCCTTACACATTATTTAGGATTTAACTGAAAGCATctcatttctttaaaataaatGTGTGTGAATGGCAGAGTTGATGCTAGCTTCCAAAacaatacaaaacaaaattatttatatcCCTTTccaagcaaagaaagaaagaagtttcTCCACATTGATGGCAAAGAATCAGAAGACGAAGCCTGATGCCAAATTCTGTAGTCAAGTTGCATAGAAAGAAAAGATTCAGCATAAAATTGTGAACATTCTTCTCTAGTGAAGTAGTGCCTAGCTCAATCTAAAGTTGGTCCCTCATctaaaagaaattcaaacttaagACCTCAGATAGACTACCAAGTATCAACCATGCCAAATCAGGATCAAGTAAGTTTTTTCACATAATTAGAGCTAACACCACAGCCAACAGTTATATGAAAAACAGCGATGCAAAAGCAATCTGATGGTTTTCTAAAAGATCATGCAGCAGAACATAGAATGAAAGACAACCATCTAGCAGCCATgactgcaaagaaaaaaaatatcagaaacaaaaaataggatAATGATATTTGCCTAAATGGTGAAGCATCTTCTAGTAGGAGTGTGGGGGGAGGAGGGGAAGCAACGGAAGCAAAACAGTGGAGCTATAGTAATGATCTTACATGCAAGTTCACattgaaaggaaggaaaaaagaagaaactcaGGCCATGACAAGCAAAATTTGTCTTTTAAGAGGAAGCACATGATAATGATTTTGTATctgaaatcaaacaaaataaaaatcagcGAAATTGAGATTTTACCAAGATCAACAATATATGTTTATCATTAATCTAAATTACTACCAATAATTCATGCATAGATGTTTCCTGAGAGTCCGAACTATTATCAATAATTTGTCATTGGGCAAAATTTTTAATACggaattttaagagaaaaaattaaatatgcttCAACATCGAGCAAATGATAGAAAAATTAGGATACACAatataagaagtaaagaaactttttcatgtaaataagaaaagaaagcaaaaaaattaagtgaTTATTCATTAACAGACTCACAATTCACGAAATGGCATCCAAAGTTTTGGAAACAGTGTAAATGTCACCAAGTGGAAACTTAGCAAGGATGCTATCTGCATGAATAATATAAAAGGAGGTAAatctaaaacttggtttttgatgttGAATGAATCCACACCTGTCCCGGTAAGTAGGAAAAATCCCAAAAATGACTCTCAATATTTCAATATCCTCAATACCTTCTCCCTGGAACAAAAAAGATATCAATGATAACAGAACATAAAAGATacaatttcattatttttagaaACTTGAACAAAAATGTGGAGATATGATCCCACGAAAATTAGCAGCATATTATCTCTCAACGTGACATACGATCTAAATAAAATGATACAAATGTAAATCATTGTGAAAAAATTTATAAGTTCCAACGCAAAACAATAGAATGAAGAGGATTGAGGAACAACTGTGAGCACAACATTGTAGAACTTTTAGAGTTGAATGCTCCCAAGTTTATGGGAGAGTATTTTAAGTGATTTGCATGAATTTTTGCGACTAATGATGAGAAAAATGTGACAATATGAATCATTGCAGTGAAATAACTAAATTTCACCAATCCTAGGATTGCACATTTATTGATGGTTCATGCGAGAAGTGTAACTATTacatatgatttcaatatttggTTGATAAATGCTGAACTAATAAGCGCTGCTGCTGTCATTAGTTCGTAGAAAAAGAGCTTTACATGGTTAAAATCAGAAGAGCCACATGAGAGAAAATATTCTGTCACATGAATGTCATAACATGAATCGTATGTCAAAGGAACCtgagcttctttttttttcttcatcatcaccagAATTAATTGCTTATACTGGTGTTGATTGGGGAGGAGATATAGACATTCAACAAttggtttttgtgtcttttagAAGAATCTCTCATATTAAGGAGatgcaaaaagcaaaaaaaaaaaaaaggtttcttcttctgcaaAGGCAAAATATAGACCATTGGCTTCTACAACAATGGAAGTTGTCTGGCTTAGGCAACTATTTGAAACATAGAGTACACCTGAAACTACACGCAAGATTATATTGTGAAATAAGGGCTTGATTTATATAGTCTGGAATCATACTTAATGAGCAGACAGAACAAATAGAGATGGATCACCACTTTGTCAAGCAAAAGCATTTGAGGAAGTCCTAATAATAGACATTTAACAACTGGTTTTGTATCTTTTAGGATATTCTCTCATACCATGGAAATCCAAGaagcaacatttttttttaaaaaaatcttctATAGACATCAAATGTAAAGCATAGACTTCTGCAGCAGTGGAAATCACGTGGCTCAGGCAACTATTGGAATATATGGGAGTACACCTGAAACTACCCACCAGATTATGTTGTGACCATAGGGGCTTGATTTATAAAGTCTGAAATTGTACCTTAAATGAGTGGACTTAACATATGGAGATGGATTATCATGCCAGAGAAGTATTTGAAGAACACAATCCATTTACCTTGATCTATTTTATGTGGCTTCAGAGTTTCAAATTGCAGAATACATTAGTATTCTACATTCCTTAAATTTCTCCTTAACTGTTGGAGTACATATCTCAATAGTCAATAATATACCTACATATATTGTTAGCTAGCCAACGGACAGCTGGCCTGCTCCTTGTGTATATATTGAGGAGAATTCTCCCCCTTTTGCTCATTGTTTTCTTCAGTTATTCTTCTTTGAATAATattcactttttcatttcttaactgTGCATTCGTGCACATTGTGAGTTTTGTCTGTTGAGGTTCTTTTCAAACTTGAAATTATTGATTTGAGCTACTTAGCGCATTAATGCTGGCTGGTTTAGGGTCTTAAGCAACCAGTTAGTAGCTTAGCTGATTCACAGAAGATTCATACTGAGAAAAGAATGGAGCATGAAAAGCTCAATGGGTTCATATATATTTGACATAACCTTTAGGCAGAAAGAGAGGTGCTATATAATTTCAAACACCGTTTCAATATATAATGAGTGATCTATATAGTAAAATCAAATTAGAGGAATACTAATTTACTTGATAAGTTGGCATCAAATCCCAGTAATCTTCAAGTAGCTGCTCCAGAGTAGGGCATCCTGGTTTTGGATCAAGGTAAGTAAACATGTAAGTTGTCCGATCTCTAGGGCCAGAACCAGCTGGAAATGCCTGCAGAAAACAGTGGAAATATTAATCACAGAAAAGTTAAATAGGATTTGTCAACACATGAATTTTTGTGTCTCTGGTCAAGAAACTCAAGAACTGAACTCTAAAGCACGCTAAGTCAGCTCAGATCAGTCAATTCCAGAATTATGATAACAATATTGTTCAGGTTAGCTTTCCCCATTTTTTAACTTCAACTAAGTGAGGTCAAAAGCTGATGAGCACCTACTGTAGTATTCTCTAACTTGCTTCCTAGTTTGTACTTTGTATCAAATTGCATCCAGAAAATGCGACAAACCAGGATACAAGGCAGCATGAGGTCAATAGACACCAATATTTCTCTAACATCTTCATAATAAGACTATTCCCAAGTCATTCTGAATGCACGGGATGTTGCAGTTTTCCTCCTTAAGGAAAGCAACCTTGAATATTGGACCTAGGTCCAACAATGAACATGGCCCTGGCACCGACTATAACAACCAAACCAAAACAGACGTCAGCACCAACTTCTAGCAGATTCAAAAATCACCCCATAGCTAGCTTCAACTTAGCAGCCATAAAGAACTATGAACCAAGAAGATTATAAGGCATCATGAGGCTGAAGTGCATGTGGTCACAGATATTTCTGGAGAACTTAAATAATTTAGATACTCTAAAAATAGTACCAATAGATGAGATTTACACAGACAAAAATGTAGAATATAGGTGGATTAGGCACTTTTCGTGATCTTCTCAGAAGTGCGAACTTTGAACTATGGTTGCCTTCAGCAGGGCCTCCTGGTAAAAAACCAGCTGTTGgatttttctttcacatttttgtgTGTGAGAAAATTGATTGTTTTGATTCTTAAGTATTTATGACATTCTGACTTACAATAATTCAGCATCTAAAACATATTTGTGTACcaaaattaagtgattcaagaGTTACTTCCTCTAACGCCAATTGGCAATTCTCTTGACAAACTGAGCAGCTGATGAAAACAGTCAGtgtcatgtgtgtgtgtgtgtattgcaTGCGCACTTGAAACATAATGTTGTCAACATTTTTTGCTTCCATCAAACTTGTGGATGTGATCTTCATAGTTTATTTACTAAAAGTTATGCCTTCCACTAGATTGCATGCATGGAACATAGTTGCAAAGATATATTTGAGTTCAAGAGAGGCAAAATCTTGTAATATTAAAGGCATTCTAACAAATCTTAGAATCTAAGagaattgagaaaagaaaaaaattaggagaaaacaagaagatgagCAATTTATTGAGCAAATAAACAAGAATGTCATGAGAATATTGTGACAATATGGTAAGACATACACAATTCTCAATATTTTCACTATTGTATTAAAATTTCATTGTCATCATTCTTGTCAAAACCTTGCAAATTGAACTCACAATAGTTTCAAAAGCTTGGTGATGTCCACTGCCTAGGAGCCTCATATCATATGGTTTTTCAGCAACCAAAAGGATGTGTCAAAAAtgtgatgaaataaataaataaataaataaagatatatatatatatagtttttcttGTTAATGGATCTAACTCAAAGCATTTTTCCTTTAGTAAAGGCAATAAAGAATAGATATCTGCATCAAAGAATGAAGACAGGGAACTTTGTTTATGGAAGAGTGTGGGACGGTCCCCTCTTGCAGATGTGAAGTTATGAACCACTCTAGGCATTTATGAGTATTACTAAAAATTTCCTCTATTATCTTATCTGCACTTCTCTGAGCACCTGACTATCGGGTGAGTATGGCATTCTGTGATTTATcagattttttgttcttaggCATATTGTTAAGGATTGTATTCTTAAAAGAAGCATCAGATAGCATACGATGACTAAGACAACCACGAACCATTGCGCAATACGATACATTCACAAGCACCACAGTGCTGTTATATCCGTAAGGCAAGTTTAATTTCCTACACACAGTCCTCAGAGCAAATTTTAGGTATTCAAACATAAGCAACCTGAATTTAATAAGAACATATGGTCCTATGGAGTAAAGACGTGCTTTTCAGTTAAACCACACATTCTCAAGTTTACCCATCCAGCAGCCATGACGAAACGCAATATTAGATGAAGAATCACAATTACAATCTTGCCTTCTAAAAATGTGCAACTAATCAAAGTTGAGATTATAAGGAAAGTAGATGACAAACCTCCCAAAAGTATTGCAACTTTGACTTGCCAATTGTTCTTATGGAAGAGCTGCTGAAAATAACATCGCTTGTTTTGTTATTCTTGAAGCCACGAGAGCAAGATCCAACTACAAGACAAACACCATCTGGTTTCTTTCCGGAACGCACCTGCCCaacaaaacaaagaggaaacttggaaaaagacaaccaaaagaAAGCATTTCATGTCCAGAAGGTATACATGCATGCTAGGATGTCTTTCCATATGCAAACTTTTCTGAAAAATCCAATATTTTAATGCCCAAATGAAACCAGCTGTCATGGTATGCTTCACATCACAAATCATCTAAGTAACATATATTCATCCCATACATGAATTTTCAGTAAATCTGGATAGATACTATGATGCATAAAATAGAATAAATTAAAGACATGCTTTACCTGCTTCACTATTGGGGAAAAATTCCCCATGGCATCAACAAGAAGACGTGCAGAAAGGAATTCTGCTTCTGAAAAATTAATAAGCTGGAATATGAAAGGATAGAACAGTAAGAATTAGTATGCAATAGGTCAAGTTTATTCACGCAAgacaacaaataaaacaaaatttgggCACAGATTATATGGGTTGCTGAATGATAAAAAAGTGGTGGAAAATACATTTCAGATATGAAGAGAATACAAATGACATCTCTAACGAAAAGAAGCTTGATCACAAGCTCAAGAATTACTCCAAAACAAGGAATACACTCATAAAAGGATggttcacaaaaaaaattgatgctcAATAATCATGCACTTGTGAAATAGCACAAAAAAACAACCTTAGAAAAATAACCTTTGTTGATCTCACAGTACGCCAAAAACACATGCAAAATATGCTGGCTTAAGGCTCTTATTTATGCCACAAGAAGGCCAAGAAGAAGAGAGCGACCCACTGTTAGCTAATCCAGATGCCTAGTTCAGTGACTAGCTATCATGATACTAAAGTGCACCCTCTacctaaaaggaaaaaaaaaatagataagcAAAAGTACAGAAATAATTATACGCTTATAAGTGTGTGTAATGCAagcatagcatatatacatattacatagTGCATAGCAATAAATAGTGTATAAATTTATAATGCATATTGAAACATGCATATACTTTCTCAAAATACAAAATTCCCTTTGCCATAAAACAATGCATCTTCATACCAGAATGCAGCATTTTTTAGGTCTCAAAAGAGGCCCCAACATACTTCCTCAGTTGCCACATCATACGTCTCTATAAGAACTTCAAAACAGCTTATTGACTCATACAGTGACATTTTAAAGTCACAAATCATCTGCCTCATAACATAATATCCCAGTTTAAGCCCCATTAGTTGGGAAAGAATCCAGTTAGAAGTGCTCAAACCAcatttttgcaacaaaattacaaaaataggaCTTTaggaataaataaaaaattaattattaagttACTTACACTCATGGAGTTTTTAAACGTAATGACAGTTCGTACCTTCAACAAGCTAATCAATACAAAGTCATGATAGGTTGTAACCTTGGTAAGTTAAACTAATACAGGTAGTCGACTATCCAGCCTTTTACGTTCCCATGTTTTCTCCCCCTATAAGTTAGAAAGTCTCATCCACAGAAGTAATGCCGAGAAGCCATGCATTTTCTGATTTAAGGAAACTTTTTTGCTTAGAGGACGACTCGGAAATATTCCAATTCTCTTGTTTATTAGGATCGTTTTCTGTTTTGCCCATTTATTCAAGTGCAATAACCCACTTTTTTATTCTCCAATACTCTCTTATATGCTTCCTCCTAGTGCAGTCAATATAGTTGTTTCATGCTCCTCCGGCCTTTCAGCCACTTTAAGCAAGATTCTATCTACCCATCAATAAGATTTAAGAAAGATCTGTACGATCTTTCTTTTGGTTTATTTAACAAATACAGCATTCCACCTCTCAGTTACTACTTTTCATATGATTTATTAATGGTGCCAAGCCAGGAAAAGCCTTTGAGAACTGCCCCCCacaccccaccccacccccctCTCTACATATTTCATCTTTCATCATTTGATTATCCTGAACTAAAATGTCTATTTAATTGATATGCACAGGTATTCTTTACTTGAGTCAGTATATAAGTGCCTCAAGATAAATGTATCTCATAGTTGTTTAGTTGATATCTACAGGTCTAACCAAAAAACATCTAATGGTCTCAGCCAAGTAATGGAGTTTAGTTTATCATTGGTTAAACAGACAACATTTAATGGTCAATTATTAGAGGCCAACAAAATTAAAACAGTTCTATATTTGTGATGTCATCACAGGATCAAACTATGcataaatttgtcaaaaatcaGTTTACCTGAAGCCAGCAATCTGTTAAAAGTTTTGTATTTCTTGTTAATAAACTCACATAAACAACAAATCAATTGGACAGCTTAACAGCCAAgctaaaattctagaaacatCACAAATGCTAAAAAACCTTACCACAGAATCATCGTACACAGATATGGTAGATATGCTGCTGCCCTCATAGATGGTTCCCCCAGAGTTTATAAATCGTTGTTTCACAACTTCTATTAGTTTTGCAGGCCTGTAGGTACAAAATTTCAGCAATGCTATTATCTAAAGTGAGAATGATAAGTCACTCTTatacattttccaaaaaattgtaACAATTAATAGGAGCTATAATATATTTACTAACCATAGATTTTACAACCATATGACGCAGAAAAAACTTGAGAAAACATGACTCcaaaagaaacaatatttaGAACCATGAAAAAAGCACAATAATGGCTCTCTTCAGAAGTATGAAGAAAACAGGCATATTTTGCAAAATGATCATCTAGCAAATAGATAAAAGAAA harbors:
- the LOC116257383 gene encoding uncharacterized protein LOC116257383 isoform X8; this translates as MRAWLLLSASPFHPHAANPLRLSSPSSCSLLCSVPTVPANARTRKPPRRGVVLASTATPSRTQRIMETISLAGQGAGGAGGSYSYDALKRLDKLWLSICSSKPENFKPSEVVKRLDGSFWYSNDDKEISDKFDVLVCGGTLGVFIATALSLRGLKVGIVERDMVKGREQEWNISEKELRELVEAGILLENDIEQVTVAKFNPNRCGFEGKGDIWVEDILNLGVSPAKLIEVVKQRFINSGGTIYEGSSISTISVYDDSVLINFSEAEFLSARLLVDAMGNFSPIVKQVRSGKKPDGVCLVVGSCSRGFKNNKTSDVIFSSSSIRTIGKSKLQYFWEAFPAGSGPRDRTTYMFTYLDPKPGCPTLEQLLEDYWDLMPTYQGEGIEDIEILRVIFGIFPTYRDSSPLQTPFSRILQVGDASGIQSPVSFGGFGSITRNLNRLASGIYEALDGDFLDEASLSLLNPYMPNLSSSWLFQRAMSAQSDANVSPDFVNELLYVNFQSMKKLGDPVLRPFLQDVVQFWPLAKTLGTIVLSQPQILPSIFKQVGIPVILD
- the LOC116257383 gene encoding uncharacterized protein LOC116257383 isoform X3, with the protein product MRAWLLLSASPFHPHAANPLRLSSPSSCSLLCSVPTVPANARTRKPPRRGVVLASTATPSRTQRIMETISLAGQGAGGAGGSYSYDALKRLDKLWLSICSSKPENFKPSEVVKRLDGSFWYSNDDKEISDKFDVLVCGGTLGVFIATALSLRGLKVGIVERDMVKGREQEWNISEKELRELVEAGILLENDIEQVTVAKFNPNRCGFEGKGDIWVEDILNLGVSPAKLIEVVKQRFINSGGTIYEGSSISTISVYDDSVLINFSEAEFLSARLLVDAMGNFSPIVKQVRSGKKPDGVCLVVGSCSRGFKNNKTSDVIFSSSSIRTIGKSKLQYFWEAFPAGSGPRDRTTYMFTYLDPKPGCPTLEQLLEDYWDLMPTYQGEGIEDIEILRVIFGIFPTYRDSSPLQTPFSRILQVGDASGIQSPVSFGGFGSITRNLNRLASGIYEALDGDFLDEASLSLLNPYMPNLSSSWLFQRAMSAQSDANVSPDFVNELLYVNFQSMKKLGDPVLRPFLQDVVQFWPLAKTLGTIVLSQPQILPSIFKQVGIPVILDWLVHFTFLGYYTFLSTSPDPIVM
- the LOC116257383 gene encoding uncharacterized protein LOC116257383 isoform X11, with the translated sequence MRAWLLLSASPFHPHAANPLRLSSPSSCSLLCSVPTVPANARTRKPPRRGVVLASTATPSRTQRIMETISLAGQGAGGAGGSYSYDALKRLDKLWLSICSSKPENFKPSEVVKRLDGSFWYSNDDKEISDKFDVLVCGGTLGVFIATALSLRGLKVGIVERDMVKGREQEWNISEKELRELVEAGILLENDIEQVTVAKFNPNRCGFEGKGDIWVEDILNLGVSPAKLIEVVKQRFINSGGTIYEGSSISTISVYDDSVLINFSEAEFLSARLLVDAMGNFSPIVKQVRSGKKPDGVCLVVGSCSRGFKNNKTSDVIFSSSSIRTIGKSKLQYFWEAFPAGSGPRDRTTYMFTYLDPKPGCPTLEQLLEDYWDLMPTYQGEGIEDIEILRVIFGIFPTYRDSSPLQTPFSRILQVGDASGIQSPVSFGGFGSITRNLNRLASGIYEALDGDFLDEASLSLLNPYMPNLSSSWLFQRAMSAQSDANVSPDFVNELLYVNFQSMKKLGDPVLRPFLQDVVQFWPLAKTLGTIVLSQPQILPSIFKQLV
- the LOC116257383 gene encoding uncharacterized protein LOC116257383 isoform X1 — encoded protein: MRAWLLLSASPFHPHAANPLRLSSPSSCSLLCSVPTVPANARTRKPPRRGVVLASTATPSRTQRIMETISLAGQGAGGAGGSYSYDALKRLDKLWLSICSSKPENFKPSEVVKRLDGSFWYSNDDKEISDKFDVLVCGGTLGVFIATALSLRGLKVGIVERDMVKGREQEWNISEKELRELVEAGILLENDIEQVTVAKFNPNRCGFEGKGDIWVEDILNLGVSPAKLIEVVKQRFINSGGTIYEGSSISTISVYDDSVLINFSEAEFLSARLLVDAMGNFSPIVKQVRSGKKPDGVCLVVGSCSRGFKNNKTSDVIFSSSSIRTIGKSKLQYFWEAFPAGSGPRDRTTYMFTYLDPKPGCPTLEQLLEDYWDLMPTYQGEGIEDIEILRVIFGIFPTYRDSSPLQTPFSRILQVGDASGIQSPVSFGGFGSITRNLNRLASGIYEALDGDFLDEASLSLLNPYMPNLSSSWLFQRAMSAQSDANVSPDFVNELLYVNFQSMKKLGDPVLRPFLQDVVQFWPLAKTLGTIVLSQPQILPSIFKQVGIPVILDWLVHFTFLGYYTFLSTSLDPIVRPWIDKLPSKPRFTWRRRLEAWKYGAGLDYKL
- the LOC116257383 gene encoding uncharacterized protein LOC116257383 isoform X2 → MRAWLLLSASPFHPHAANPLRLSSPSSCSLLCSVPTVPANARTRKPPRRGVVLASTATPSRTQRIMETISLAGQGAGGAGGSYSYDALKRLDKLWLSICSSKPENFKPSEVVKRLDGSFWYSNDDKEISDKFDVLVCGGTLGVFIATALSLRGLKVGIVERDMVKGREQEWNISEKELRELVEAGILLENDIEQVTVAKFNPNRCGFEGKGDIWVEDILNLGVSPAKLIEVVKQRFINSGGTIYEGSSISTISVYDDSVLINFSEAEFLSARLLVDAMGNFSPIVKQVRSGKKPDGVCLVVGSCSRGFKNNKTSDVIFSSSSIRTIGKSKLQYFWEAFPAGSGPRDRTTYMFTYLDPKPGCPTLEQLLEDYWDLMPTYQGEGIEDIEILRVIFGIFPTYRDSPLQTPFSRILQVGDASGIQSPVSFGGFGSITRNLNRLASGIYEALDGDFLDEASLSLLNPYMPNLSSSWLFQRAMSAQSDANVSPDFVNELLYVNFQSMKKLGDPVLRPFLQDVVQFWPLAKTLGTIVLSQPQILPSIFKQVGIPVILDWLVHFTFLGYYTFLSTSLDPIVRPWIDKLPSKPRFTWRRRLEAWKYGAGLDYKL
- the LOC116257383 gene encoding uncharacterized protein LOC116257383 isoform X4, translating into MRAWLLLSASPFHPHAANPLRLSSPSSCSLLCSVPTVPANARTRKPPRRGVVLASTATPSRTQRIMETISLAGQGAGGAGGSYSYDALKRLDKLWLSICSSKPENFKPSEVVKRLDGSFWYSNDDKEISDKFDVLVCGGTLGVFIATALSLRGLKVGIVERDMVKGREQEWNISEKELRELVEAGILLENDIEQVTVAKFNPNRCGFEGKGDIWVEDILNLGVSPAKLIEVVKQRFINSGGTIYEGSSISTISVYDDSVLINFSEAEFLSARLLVDAMGNFSPIVKQVRSGKKPDGVCLVVGSCSRGFKNNKTSDVIFSSSSIRTIGKSKLQYFWEAFPAGSGPRDRTTYMFTYLDPKPGCPTLEQLLEDYWDLMPTYQGEGIEDIEILRVIFGIFPTYRDSSPLQTPFSRILQVGDASGIQSPVSFGGFGSITRNLNRLASGIYEALDGDFLDEASLSLLNPYMPNLSSSWLFQRAMSAQSDANVSPDFVNELLYVNFQSMKKLGDPVLRPFLQDVVQFWPLAKTLGTIVLSHPQILPSIFKQVGIPVILDWLVHFTFLGYYTFLSTSPDPIVM
- the LOC116257383 gene encoding uncharacterized protein LOC116257383 isoform X12 gives rise to the protein MRAWLLLSASPFHPHAANPLRLSSPSSCSLLCSVPTVPANARTRKPPRRGVVLASTATPSRTQRIMETISLAGQGAGGAGGSYSYDALKRLDKLWLSICSSKPENFKPSEVVKRLDGSFWYSNDDKEISDKFDVLVCGGTLGVFIATALSLRGLKVGIVERDMVKGREQEWNISEKELRELVEAGILLENDIEQVTVAKFNPNRCGFEGKGDIWVEDILNLGVSPAKLIEVVKQRFINSGGTIYEGSSISTISVYDDSVLINFSEAEFLSARLLVDAMGNFSPIVKQVRSGKKPDGVCLVVGSCSRGFKNNKTSDVIFSSSSIRTIGKSKLQYFWEAFPAGSGPRDRTTYMFTYLDPKPGCPTLEQLLEDYWDLMPTYQGEGIEDIEILRVIFGIFPTYRDSSPLQTPFSRILQVGDASGIQSPVSFGGFGSITRNLNRLASGIYEALDGDFLDEASLSLLNPYMPNLSSSWLFQRAMSAQSDANVSPDFVNELLYVNFQSMKKLGDPVLRPFLQDVVQFWPLAKTLGTIVLSHPQILPSIFKQLV
- the LOC116257383 gene encoding uncharacterized protein LOC116257383 isoform X6, whose product is MRAWLLLSASPFHPHAANPLRLSSPSSCSLLCSVPTVPANARTRKPPRRGVVLASTATPSRTQRIMETISLAGQGAGGAGGSYSYDALKRLDKLWLSICSSKPENFKPSEVVKRLDGSFWYSNDDKEISDKFDVLVCGGTLGVFIATALSLRGLKVGIVERDMVKGREQEWNISEKELRELVEAGILLENDIEQVTVAKFNPNRCGFEGKGDIWVEDILNLGVSPAKLIEVVKQRFINSGGTIYEGSSISTISVYDDSVLINFSEAEFLSARLLVDAMGNFSPIVKQVRSGKKPDGVCLVVGSCSRGFKNNKTSDVIFSSSSIRTIGKSKLQYFWEAFPAGSGPRDRTTYMFTYLDPKPGCPTLEQLLEDYWDLMPTYQGEGIEDIEILRVIFGIFPTYRDSSPLQTPFSRILQVGDASGIQSPVSFGGFGSITRNLNRLASGIYEALDGDFLDEASLSLLNPYMPNLSSSWLFQRAMSAQSDANVSPDFVNELLYVNFQSMKKLGDPVLRPFLQDVVQFWPLAKTLGTIVLSHPQILPSIFKQIIFSSLTEKCSITRGVA